From the Rhodopirellula halodulae genome, one window contains:
- a CDS encoding NAD-dependent epimerase/dehydratase family protein, producing MTQTQRKILITGGAGNVGGSLACRLAESPQNEVVVVDNLVTGDRSKLPPSSAKNVRFIKADVNRMNDLSPIMTATRFDAVFHYAALVGVQRTLANPVAVLEDIDGIRNVLSLAKNTGVGRVFYASSSEVYGEPVELPQHEQTTPLNSRLPYAIIKNLGESFFRSYHQEFGLPFNVFRFFNTYGPKQTTDFVVPKFIAAALKNEDIPVYGDGMQTRTFCYVDDNLDTTTRVLDDECWAGETINIGSDIEVTIKELAELVIEMTGSSSKVVHLPPLPEGDMTRRCPDITKMKKILGRELTPLQVGLERLIQAATDRQASPSSP from the coding sequence ATGACCCAGACGCAACGAAAAATTTTGATCACCGGCGGAGCTGGCAACGTGGGCGGTTCGCTCGCGTGTCGCTTGGCGGAATCGCCGCAGAACGAAGTCGTGGTGGTCGACAATTTGGTCACGGGTGATCGTTCCAAACTGCCACCGTCGTCCGCGAAGAACGTGCGGTTCATCAAAGCCGACGTCAATCGCATGAATGATCTGTCGCCGATCATGACGGCGACTCGTTTCGACGCCGTGTTCCACTACGCGGCGTTGGTTGGCGTGCAACGGACGTTGGCCAATCCCGTCGCCGTGTTGGAAGACATCGACGGTATTCGCAATGTCTTGTCGCTGGCGAAGAACACCGGCGTCGGTCGCGTTTTCTATGCCAGCAGCAGCGAGGTGTATGGCGAGCCGGTGGAGCTTCCGCAACACGAACAGACAACGCCGCTGAATTCACGTTTGCCTTACGCGATCATCAAGAACCTGGGCGAGTCATTCTTTCGCTCGTATCACCAAGAGTTCGGGTTGCCGTTCAATGTGTTTCGTTTCTTCAACACGTATGGCCCCAAGCAAACCACGGACTTTGTCGTTCCCAAATTCATCGCGGCGGCACTCAAGAACGAAGACATTCCGGTCTACGGCGACGGGATGCAGACACGAACGTTTTGCTACGTCGATGACAATTTGGACACCACCACCCGTGTGCTGGACGACGAGTGTTGGGCCGGCGAAACAATCAATATCGGCAGTGATATCGAAGTCACGATCAAAGAGTTGGCAGAGTTGGTGATTGAGATGACCGGGAGTTCTTCCAAGGTCGTTCATTTACCGCCGTTGCCCGAGGGCGATATGACTCGGCGTTGCCCTGACATTACAAAGATGAAAAAGATCTTGGGCCGCGAACTCACGCCATTGCAGGTTGGTCTGGAAAGATTGATCCAAGCCGCGACGGATCGCCAGGCATCCCCAAGCTCTCCTTAG
- a CDS encoding VWA domain-containing protein: MNPTEQVVYEFARATTLDGWWIWAAVLLVVVAAFSACVYFYRRDVEELRRPVRWTLIGLRLVAVAAIVFLFFDLVRRTERRVTRPSEVIVLVDTSQSMSLPSGDSIEAPSRMERARELVADSNLVETFAEEHRTSVYVFDQATEPRLVQTRFDQEVNASEEASSLETESGEPTSPFLLFGGFCLIVFAIASVVSFALGIFRIGSGRGSNKRASVGAAESSASASAIGWALLVAAITMVCGIVSIGGVYAVHTDRTLTELMGMETQATTDDETNAEGDEEVSGETDEDMPMKAVDWDQIIVAGGAQSRIGDALRSVLVDHDPTTLAGVIVITDGQNNGGATLTSALALARRGEVPVYPVGMGSSQPPTNIRVVDLEVPRRVYPGDKFVVASVLQATGTSEMEVDVELVDALDNEGAADEGSANGSTTLPGGVVLETQRITLQPDATLTDLRFEIEPQTVGRRRLAVRVVVPAEDRNDTDNMQTARYEVVARKLRVLAIAGGPTREYRFVRNLLYRDESVQLDVWLQTGMQGMSQDADELLSAFPATAEDLFEYDAVVMFDPDWSAIDASSLDLLDRFLTEQAGGLVLVAGPVFHPKISGDRSDGRSNQIGAFFPVNLATRGPLLGGGRQGGSDSWPLEFTPEASQAEFLWVADSPEESFGTWQEYGGVYDYVGVKSAKPGAKVYAYFSDPTTEVSGSLPIFLASQFYGAGRVFFQGSGEVWRLRAAGDRYFDSYYTKLIRWVSEGRLLRDSNRGVLLVDSDRAMVGQNITLRAVLVDDQFQPLTEPSVTAKLLAPDGKIKDLKLTPAADSPRGGTYTGNFVATKSGSYEIQLAVGDALDEQLLRQSVQVRLPTSELERPRRADDELENLAAATRGEYVRVDDSVAMQTVQSKLNEAIVPQSQVTLLAGTPDAAFTLRRNAILMWLIASVLTFEWITRRLHRLA, encoded by the coding sequence ATGAACCCAACCGAACAAGTCGTTTACGAATTCGCGCGAGCCACGACCTTGGACGGTTGGTGGATTTGGGCGGCGGTGTTGTTGGTCGTGGTCGCGGCTTTTTCCGCGTGCGTTTACTTCTACCGACGTGATGTGGAAGAGCTTCGCCGGCCGGTCCGATGGACGCTGATCGGTTTGCGTTTGGTCGCGGTTGCCGCCATTGTGTTTTTGTTCTTCGATTTGGTTCGTCGAACGGAACGTCGAGTGACGCGTCCCAGCGAAGTCATTGTGTTGGTGGACACCAGCCAAAGTATGTCGTTGCCATCCGGCGATTCCATCGAAGCTCCGTCAAGAATGGAACGAGCGCGAGAGTTGGTGGCGGATTCGAATCTCGTCGAAACGTTTGCCGAAGAACATCGCACCAGTGTTTACGTGTTTGACCAAGCGACGGAGCCTCGGTTGGTGCAAACGCGTTTCGATCAAGAAGTCAATGCGTCTGAGGAAGCATCGTCGTTGGAAACGGAGAGCGGCGAACCGACCAGCCCGTTTTTGTTGTTTGGCGGTTTTTGTTTGATCGTCTTTGCAATCGCCTCGGTGGTTAGTTTCGCCTTGGGGATTTTCCGCATTGGTTCAGGACGAGGTTCCAACAAGCGAGCCTCGGTGGGGGCTGCGGAATCATCCGCGTCCGCATCGGCGATTGGCTGGGCGTTGTTGGTGGCTGCGATCACCATGGTCTGTGGCATTGTGTCCATCGGTGGTGTGTATGCCGTCCACACCGATCGCACTCTGACTGAATTGATGGGGATGGAGACCCAAGCCACCACGGATGACGAAACGAATGCAGAAGGCGACGAAGAGGTCTCCGGCGAAACCGACGAAGACATGCCGATGAAGGCGGTCGATTGGGATCAAATCATTGTTGCGGGGGGAGCCCAAAGCCGGATTGGCGACGCCTTGCGTTCCGTGTTGGTGGATCATGATCCGACGACGTTGGCCGGCGTGATCGTGATCACTGATGGGCAGAACAACGGCGGAGCAACCTTGACGTCCGCATTGGCGTTGGCCCGCCGCGGTGAAGTGCCGGTTTATCCGGTTGGAATGGGCAGCAGCCAGCCACCCACCAATATTCGCGTTGTCGATTTGGAAGTGCCGCGTCGTGTGTACCCAGGTGACAAGTTTGTGGTCGCCTCGGTCTTGCAAGCCACCGGGACATCGGAAATGGAAGTTGATGTTGAATTGGTGGATGCATTGGACAACGAAGGTGCCGCCGATGAAGGCTCCGCCAATGGCAGCACCACTTTGCCCGGAGGTGTGGTGCTGGAGACCCAGCGAATCACATTGCAGCCCGACGCGACGCTGACTGATTTGCGTTTTGAGATCGAGCCTCAGACCGTAGGGCGTCGTCGTTTGGCGGTTCGTGTTGTGGTTCCCGCGGAAGATCGCAACGACACCGACAACATGCAAACGGCTCGCTACGAAGTCGTCGCTAGAAAGCTGCGTGTATTGGCCATCGCGGGTGGCCCGACGCGGGAATATCGCTTCGTTCGGAACTTGCTCTACCGAGACGAGTCCGTCCAATTGGACGTTTGGCTGCAAACGGGAATGCAGGGCATGAGCCAGGACGCGGATGAACTGCTGAGCGCGTTCCCGGCGACCGCAGAGGATCTTTTCGAATACGACGCGGTGGTGATGTTCGATCCGGATTGGTCGGCGATCGATGCGTCGTCGTTGGATTTGCTGGATCGATTTTTGACGGAACAGGCCGGTGGATTGGTGCTGGTAGCTGGCCCCGTTTTTCATCCCAAGATTTCCGGCGACCGGTCGGACGGACGCTCGAATCAAATCGGTGCTTTCTTTCCGGTGAACTTGGCAACACGAGGACCGTTGTTGGGCGGTGGTCGCCAGGGCGGTTCGGATTCGTGGCCGCTCGAGTTCACACCCGAAGCGTCGCAGGCTGAGTTCCTATGGGTGGCTGATTCCCCCGAAGAAAGCTTCGGAACGTGGCAAGAGTACGGTGGCGTTTACGACTACGTCGGCGTGAAGAGTGCCAAGCCCGGTGCCAAGGTCTACGCGTACTTCTCCGATCCCACGACCGAGGTTAGTGGTAGCCTGCCGATCTTTTTGGCCAGTCAATTCTATGGTGCCGGTCGAGTGTTCTTTCAAGGCAGCGGCGAGGTGTGGCGTTTACGTGCGGCAGGTGATCGCTATTTTGACAGCTACTACACCAAGCTCATACGCTGGGTGAGCGAAGGCCGATTGCTTCGCGATAGCAACCGAGGCGTGTTGTTGGTTGATTCCGACCGTGCGATGGTGGGGCAAAACATCACGTTGCGAGCCGTGTTGGTGGACGATCAATTTCAACCGCTGACGGAACCATCGGTCACCGCGAAGTTGTTGGCTCCGGACGGAAAAATCAAAGACCTGAAGCTCACGCCGGCGGCTGATTCACCGCGAGGAGGCACGTACACGGGCAACTTTGTGGCGACCAAGAGCGGCAGCTACGAGATTCAACTGGCCGTTGGTGATGCCTTGGACGAGCAGCTTTTGCGTCAGAGTGTTCAAGTGCGTTTGCCGACCAGCGAATTGGAACGACCGCGACGGGCGGACGATGAATTGGAGAACTTGGCCGCCGCGACACGAGGCGAGTACGTCCGCGTGGATGACTCCGTCGCAATGCAAACTGTGCAATCAAAGTTGAACGAAGCCATCGTGCCGCAGTCGCAAGTCACCTTGCTGGCGGGAACACCCGACGCGGCGTTCACACTTCGTCGCAACGCGATTTTGATGTGGTTGATCGCATCCGTGTTGACGTTTGAATGGATCACCCGGCGTTTGCATCGCTTGGCTTAG
- a CDS encoding serine/threonine-protein kinase, producing MTESQTIGGQAAARRLSMGATMPPAEVPGVRLQRFLGSGAFGQVWVGRDINTGRGVAVKFYLHRGGVNWSLLSREVKNLVQLSADRHVVQVLEVGWDADPPYYVMELIEGGSLEDMLVRRGRLPVAEATELFRKILIGLNHCHGKGVLHCDIKPANILLAADNEPRLADFGQSRMSHDQTPAMGTLFYMAPEQADLQSSPDARWDVYAAGAILFRMLAGNAPHRDQALLSQLDTAGSLPGRLARYREAIASAPPAAEQLPRRDVDRSLRKVLQRCLEVEPENRYSNVQQILDDLHRRDKMRARRPLMLLGIFGPLLLLLATCFFGARSIDLATRTATRELRTEAFGSNQFAARLAAQTLETEIQRYFDLVHEEAQREPFENLLADLIEGETSKPVLERIAASETPLDALQRKDALAARDVLLEHPAQLSLDAYLSERLLQYRQPSEPGRQRQRLATMFVTDRNGTIMTIVYGKAVPREQNSVGRNFAYRTYFTGRRDDLLSTIPMDSVKPLRHTHLSSAFQSTATKMWKVAISTPLWLVDGEVVISGRRETPDRDPDAVFVATINLGDFQLLQRNESGDDASDDNPSQVAVLVEAREGAKRGTVLQHPLMDQLREGGQAMADTTFQVDGPTMDRLLEGGDVDYRDPMAKASDANGFGGEWIAAMQPVTLPQQVAVAAKETAEGAESDSEVGIAVRETANPNALVGEPEGEHTDLLVLVQYRLSEVLGPVDELRRSLLFEGAFSVASILVMTLLLWWVVRRVTTQDERRAAREAQTPTEPPERIDTMTLN from the coding sequence ATGACCGAATCGCAAACGATCGGCGGCCAAGCCGCCGCGCGTCGTTTGTCGATGGGAGCCACCATGCCGCCGGCGGAGGTGCCCGGCGTTCGGTTGCAACGGTTCCTCGGTTCCGGCGCGTTTGGCCAAGTTTGGGTGGGGCGCGACATCAACACGGGACGCGGCGTTGCGGTCAAGTTTTATCTGCACCGCGGCGGCGTGAACTGGTCGTTGCTTTCGCGTGAAGTCAAGAACTTGGTCCAACTGTCGGCGGATCGACACGTGGTGCAGGTGTTGGAAGTTGGCTGGGACGCCGATCCGCCGTACTACGTGATGGAGCTGATCGAAGGCGGTTCGTTGGAGGACATGCTGGTTCGACGCGGGCGTTTGCCGGTCGCGGAAGCTACGGAATTGTTCCGTAAAATCTTGATAGGCTTGAACCATTGCCACGGCAAAGGGGTGCTGCACTGCGACATCAAGCCCGCCAATATCTTGCTCGCGGCGGACAACGAACCGCGATTGGCGGACTTTGGTCAGAGCCGCATGTCGCACGACCAAACGCCCGCCATGGGAACGTTGTTTTACATGGCGCCGGAGCAAGCCGATTTGCAGTCGTCGCCGGATGCACGCTGGGACGTGTATGCGGCGGGAGCGATCTTGTTTCGGATGTTGGCTGGCAATGCCCCGCACCGAGATCAAGCGTTGTTATCGCAGTTGGACACCGCCGGATCGTTGCCTGGTCGGTTGGCTCGCTACCGTGAAGCCATTGCGTCGGCACCTCCCGCGGCGGAGCAACTTCCGCGGCGTGACGTGGATCGTTCTTTGCGAAAAGTGTTGCAGCGGTGCCTGGAGGTTGAGCCCGAGAATCGATACAGCAACGTGCAGCAGATTCTTGATGATCTGCACCGACGCGACAAAATGCGTGCCCGGCGGCCATTGATGTTGCTCGGGATCTTTGGGCCGTTGTTGCTTTTGTTAGCGACGTGTTTCTTTGGTGCACGCAGCATCGATTTGGCGACTCGCACCGCCACACGGGAACTTCGTACCGAAGCGTTCGGCAGCAACCAATTCGCGGCACGGTTGGCGGCACAGACGTTGGAAACCGAAATCCAGCGTTACTTTGATCTGGTTCACGAAGAGGCTCAACGCGAACCATTTGAGAATTTGTTGGCGGATCTGATCGAGGGTGAAACGTCCAAGCCGGTTTTGGAGCGCATTGCTGCGTCCGAAACTCCATTGGATGCCCTGCAGCGAAAGGACGCTCTGGCCGCGCGAGACGTCTTGTTGGAGCACCCGGCTCAACTCAGTTTGGACGCGTATCTCTCGGAGCGTTTGCTGCAATATCGTCAGCCTTCTGAACCCGGACGACAACGTCAGCGATTGGCGACGATGTTTGTCACGGATCGCAACGGAACGATCATGACCATCGTGTATGGCAAGGCCGTTCCGCGAGAACAAAACTCGGTCGGTCGAAACTTTGCCTATCGAACCTACTTCACGGGTCGGCGGGATGACTTGTTGTCGACCATTCCGATGGATTCGGTGAAGCCACTTCGGCACACGCATTTGAGTTCGGCCTTTCAAAGCACCGCGACCAAAATGTGGAAGGTCGCGATCAGTACGCCGTTGTGGTTGGTCGACGGCGAAGTCGTGATCAGCGGTCGTCGCGAAACGCCGGATCGCGATCCCGACGCGGTGTTTGTCGCGACAATCAACCTGGGTGACTTTCAACTGCTGCAGCGGAACGAGTCGGGTGACGACGCCAGCGATGACAACCCCAGCCAGGTGGCCGTGTTGGTGGAAGCTCGCGAAGGTGCCAAGCGTGGCACGGTGTTGCAGCACCCGCTGATGGATCAGCTTCGCGAAGGTGGACAGGCGATGGCTGACACCACTTTCCAAGTCGATGGCCCGACGATGGATCGTTTGTTAGAAGGCGGCGACGTCGATTATCGCGATCCCATGGCCAAGGCTTCGGACGCGAATGGTTTTGGCGGCGAGTGGATTGCGGCGATGCAACCCGTCACCCTGCCGCAACAAGTGGCCGTTGCCGCGAAGGAAACGGCGGAGGGGGCCGAGTCGGATTCGGAAGTCGGGATCGCCGTTCGCGAAACGGCGAACCCGAATGCGTTGGTGGGCGAACCGGAAGGTGAACACACGGATTTGTTGGTGCTGGTCCAGTATCGATTGTCGGAAGTGCTGGGGCCGGTGGACGAGCTTCGTCGCTCGTTGTTGTTCGAAGGTGCGTTCAGTGTGGCTTCGATCTTGGTGATGACGTTGTTGTTGTGGTGGGTGGTCCGCCGAGTCACGACGCAAGACGAACGGCGTGCCGCGCGGGAAGCTCAAACGCCAACTGAACCACCCGAACGAATCGACACGATGACGCTGAACTGA